In Clupea harengus chromosome 1, Ch_v2.0.2, whole genome shotgun sequence, one DNA window encodes the following:
- the sox8a gene encoding transcription factor SOX-8a: protein MFKMNEEREKGLGEQPCSPSGTASSMSQVDLDSDAPSSPTESDGQGPVQQQLARGEKVGGGDEDERFPVCIRDAVSQVLKGYDWSLIPMPMRGSRSLKDKPHVKRPMNAFMVWAQAARRKLADQYPHLHNAELSKTLGKLWRLLSENEKRPFVEEADRLRVQHKKDHPDYKYQPRRRKSLKPGQSDPDAGTELDHPHSDQLYKGEVGVSSLHLGIGSLHHPHDHSGQPHGPPTPPTTPKADPSHGGKHDFKLEGRRGLDGGRQNIDFSNVDISELSTDVISNMETFDVHEFDQYLPPNGTHAVLSDHQGHGQSAAGAGSFGSFGHGHSGAAWGHKGPGSAGCVSGSGAAQARPQIKTEQLSPRHYAEQSSTSSSSPQQNLGSYGTQTCTSSTTSSSSSSSSSLAASSGDYTDLQTANYFTAYPGYPAGIYQYPYFHSSRRPYASSILNSLSMPPAHGGASNWEQPVYTTLTRP, encoded by the exons ATGTTTAAAATGAATGAAGAACGGGAGAAGGGTCTCGGCGAACAACCATGCAGCCCCTCGGGGACTGCTAGCTCCATGTCCCAAGTTGATCTGGATTCAGACGCGCCATCCAGTCCGACGGAGTCCGACGGACAAGGGCCGGTCCAGCAGCAGCTGGCCCGAGGCGAGAAGGTGGGCGGCGGGGATGAGGACGAGCGCTTTCCCGTGTGCATCCGCGACGCAGTGTCCCAGGTGCTAAAGGGGTACGACTGGTCGCTGATTCCCATGCCCATGCGCGGAAGTCGCTCACTGAAGGACAAGCCGCACGTAAAGAGACCCATGAACGCGTTTATGGTGTGGGCACAGGCCGCCCGGAGGAAACTAGCGGATCAGTACCCTCACCTCCACAATGCCGAACTGAGCAAGACGCTGGGCAAGTTATGGCG ACTGCTCTCTGAGAACGAGAAAAGGCCTTTCGTGGAGGAGGCGGACAGGCTGAGGGTGCAGCACAAGAAGGATCACCCGGACTACAAGTACCAGCCCCGGCGGCGGAAGAGTCTGAAGCCGGGCCAGAGTGACCCGGACGCGGGGACCGAACTGGACCATCCCCATAGCGACCAGCTGTACAAAGGCGAGGTGGGAGTGAGCAGCCTACATTTAGGCATAGGAAGCCTGCATCACCCACACGACCATTCAG GTCAACCTCACGGGCCACCCACGCCCCCCACCACGCCCAAAGCTGACCCGAGCCACGGCGGGAAGCACGACTTCAAGCTCGAGGGCCGACGCGGTCTGGATGGCGGCCGTCAGAACATCGACTTCAGCAACGTGGACATATCAGAGCTCAGCACCGACGTCATCAGCAACATGGAGACCTTCGACGTCCACGAGTTTGACCAGTATCTGCCCCCTAACGGCACCCACGCCGTCCTCTCGGATCACCAGGGACACGGGCAGAGCGCAGCCGGTGCTGGGTCGTTCGGTTCTTTCGGTCACGGCCACAGCGGGGCCGCCTGGGGCCACAAGGGCCCCGGGTCAGCTGGGTGTGTCAGCGGCAGCGGTGCCGCTCAGGCGAGACCACAAATTAAGACGGAGCAGCTGAGTCCGCGACATTACGCAGAGCAgtccagcacctcctcctcctcccctcagcaGAACCTGGGCTCTTACGGCACGCAGACgtgcacctcctccaccacctcctcctcctcctcctcttcctcctctctggccGCCTCCTCAGGCGATTACACCGACCTCCAGACCGCCAACTATTTCACGGCGTACCCCGGCTATCCGGCAGGTATCTATCAGTACCCCTACTTCCACTCCTCTCGGCGGCCGTACGCCTCTTCCATTTTAAACAGCCTCTCCATGCCCCCGGCACACGGTGGCGCATCAAACTGGGAGCAGCCGGTGTACACCACCCTGACCAGGCCGTAG